In Bosea sp. ANAM02, a single genomic region encodes these proteins:
- a CDS encoding toxin co-regulated pilus biosynthesis Q family protein, protein MHPSKRTLRLALLAGFAALAIPAAAQEAGFGKDIPIGAAARQIVPDGFKVEIADGVDAGAKATWNGGGWRQSLAAAARSAGYAAVISGETVRIVKSAKPVATPAAAEAAEPSEQPKRVRRAAPTRQTERHVERRAPRHARVTETIIERESVETVSSSGFVIVSAKPDRAPERDGWKKYEGKSSAPAPAAASFVVREGQNLRAVLEDWSGRSGWKLVWNSEYSYALNSSAQFKGTFHEAAHELLRSMAHVRPQVTATFFAGNKTLVVGNELADAAGQ, encoded by the coding sequence ATGCATCCTTCGAAGCGAACCCTGCGGCTGGCGCTCCTCGCCGGGTTTGCAGCCCTTGCCATCCCTGCTGCCGCGCAGGAAGCCGGTTTCGGGAAAGACATCCCGATCGGCGCTGCCGCGCGTCAGATCGTTCCGGATGGGTTCAAGGTCGAGATCGCAGATGGCGTCGACGCCGGAGCGAAGGCCACCTGGAACGGAGGCGGCTGGCGCCAGTCCCTGGCCGCTGCTGCACGTTCAGCGGGCTATGCGGCTGTGATCTCTGGCGAGACGGTTCGTATCGTCAAATCGGCGAAGCCCGTCGCAACGCCCGCCGCGGCAGAAGCTGCTGAGCCCTCCGAGCAGCCGAAGCGCGTTCGCCGTGCGGCTCCGACCCGTCAGACGGAGCGTCACGTCGAGCGCCGGGCTCCACGCCATGCTCGGGTCACCGAGACGATCATCGAGCGCGAGTCGGTCGAGACTGTTTCTTCGTCGGGCTTTGTTATCGTGTCGGCCAAGCCCGATCGAGCTCCTGAGCGGGACGGATGGAAGAAGTACGAGGGCAAGTCCTCGGCTCCGGCGCCCGCTGCTGCATCCTTCGTTGTTCGCGAAGGGCAGAATCTTCGGGCCGTTCTGGAGGATTGGTCTGGCCGTTCTGGCTGGAAGCTCGTCTGGAACAGTGAGTACAGCTACGCGCTGAACTCCAGCGCCCAGTTCAAGGGCACGTTCCATGAAGCAGCGCACGAGCTGCTGCGCTCCATGGCTCATGTCCGTCCCCAGGTCACCGCAACCTTCTTCGCCGGCAACAAGACGCTCGTGGTCGGCAATGAGCTGGCCGACGCGGCTGGCCAGTGA
- a CDS encoding PilN family type IVB pilus formation outer membrane protein, with the protein MRPNIFSRSLLLALSFSTALAGCASTETAVQTRNARDTAERLNAVAPQPMAARDVSAVRSTDQVYVGATAKLNDHGDPLPGKWESGSVTLGKARLVSFQEVAAIVTEQTGIPVAVASVGPRGGGGGGVSAAPAIGAGVSAAPRDSLGAATAAIAGSGAPALQFAALESPSGDLGVSGRMRLSYTGRLSGLLDLIATNFNVNWEYKAGRIVFSRYMTRVFEVPGLPIATKLAFNMKAGSQVSGGGSGQGVGTTSTGGTDQSAETTSSFEVWKEISENLTAMVGGDGQIQVASGQGTVTVVATPSTMKRVTDYLRSVNQVLSRQVAMSVKVYSVQLKDGDNYGADINLLFQNAGKYGLRFATTGSLPAPVTAIGQVPAPGAGQNQGIGWAILDPSLNTQGSGLVQALSTRGDVSVVTSASVTTINGQPVPFQVSNTRGYLAQVAVTQSSGSGSGASTALTPGSVTTGFNLHLVPKIQKDGTILMQYAMNISELVGSQNGFETFSSNGSTIQLPNVNQRNFIQQAMLPNNATLVLAGFEQVRSSSQNSGTGHSALWPLGGQSVKTLNREILVIAITPTILEVGAASNLATVPAQPVVNR; encoded by the coding sequence ATGCGTCCCAACATCTTTTCTCGCTCGCTCCTGCTGGCGCTGAGCTTCTCGACCGCTCTTGCGGGCTGCGCTTCGACCGAGACCGCCGTCCAGACCAGGAATGCGCGTGACACGGCCGAGCGGCTGAACGCCGTCGCGCCCCAGCCGATGGCGGCTCGGGATGTTTCGGCGGTTCGGTCCACCGATCAGGTATATGTCGGCGCGACTGCGAAGCTGAACGATCATGGCGATCCCCTCCCCGGCAAGTGGGAGAGCGGAAGCGTCACTCTCGGAAAGGCTCGTCTCGTCTCCTTCCAGGAGGTCGCAGCGATCGTGACCGAGCAGACCGGTATTCCGGTCGCTGTCGCGTCGGTCGGTCCCCGCGGCGGTGGCGGCGGCGGTGTCTCCGCAGCGCCGGCGATCGGCGCTGGCGTGTCGGCTGCTCCGCGCGACTCCCTCGGCGCGGCTACGGCTGCAATCGCGGGCTCGGGTGCCCCGGCTCTTCAGTTTGCGGCGCTGGAGTCCCCGTCGGGCGATCTCGGCGTCAGCGGCCGCATGCGGCTCTCCTACACCGGACGTCTGAGCGGTCTGCTCGACCTCATTGCGACGAACTTCAACGTCAACTGGGAATACAAGGCCGGCCGGATCGTCTTCAGCCGCTACATGACCCGCGTCTTCGAGGTCCCCGGCCTGCCGATCGCCACCAAGCTTGCTTTCAACATGAAGGCCGGCAGTCAGGTCTCCGGCGGCGGCAGCGGGCAGGGCGTCGGCACGACGTCCACCGGTGGCACTGATCAGTCCGCGGAGACGACCTCGTCCTTCGAGGTCTGGAAGGAGATCAGCGAGAACCTGACGGCGATGGTTGGTGGCGACGGGCAGATCCAGGTCGCCTCCGGCCAGGGTACCGTCACCGTCGTTGCGACGCCGTCGACGATGAAGCGCGTCACGGACTATCTCCGCAGCGTCAACCAGGTTCTCTCGCGCCAGGTCGCGATGAGCGTGAAGGTCTACTCGGTCCAGCTGAAGGACGGCGACAACTACGGCGCCGACATCAATCTGCTATTCCAGAATGCGGGCAAATACGGCCTTCGGTTCGCGACGACCGGCTCGCTGCCGGCTCCGGTTACCGCCATCGGTCAGGTTCCCGCGCCGGGCGCCGGGCAGAACCAGGGCATCGGCTGGGCCATCCTGGATCCCTCGCTGAATACCCAGGGCTCCGGTCTCGTCCAGGCGCTGTCCACGCGTGGTGACGTGTCCGTCGTGACCTCTGCGTCGGTGACCACCATCAACGGCCAGCCTGTGCCGTTCCAGGTGTCCAACACCCGCGGCTATCTCGCCCAGGTCGCCGTCACGCAGTCCTCGGGCTCCGGCTCGGGCGCCTCGACCGCGCTGACGCCTGGTTCGGTCACGACCGGCTTCAATCTGCATCTCGTGCCGAAGATCCAGAAGGACGGCACTATCCTGATGCAGTACGCGATGAACATCAGCGAGCTCGTCGGCAGCCAGAACGGCTTCGAGACCTTCTCGTCGAACGGCAGCACCATCCAGCTGCCGAACGTGAACCAGCGCAACTTCATCCAGCAGGCCATGCTGCCGAACAACGCGACCCTCGTGCTCGCCGGCTTCGAGCAGGTTCGGTCGTCGTCCCAGAACAGCGGCACCGGCCATTCGGCGCTGTGGCCGCTCGGTGGCCAGTCGGTGAAGACGCTCAACCGCGAGATCCTCGTGATCGCGATCACGCCCACGATCCTTGAAGTGGGCGCCGCCTCCAACCTCGCCACGGTCCCTGCGCAGCCGGTGGTCAACCGCTGA
- the pilO2 gene encoding type 4b pilus protein PilO2, producing MASEDQVHVLKLAGRTYAVGLLWNEADDVQKVAEAARAHAARLEDQDLFCVRAGVAQYGLGSRALGHSKGQASLAGQMADSRQGSWLGLFEVDGGYYLLAVRDGEILSETDQVYGDELDAKGKFEELLGHSEWGETFSPASLSFEGAQDVEISSFLTGSRPPTLQDTSKVGSALKWILVIGAGALLIAGGLIYMKIQDDFAYQEQLRRLEEQAKANLPGRNKVEEVQVPPMPWEGRFTAATYVPACSVSMKKAVLSIPGWKPKSISCVGTGNSVMLSIERQAALGSGGGTINWVRWALDRAGMKAASASPTGDNGVDVSWTMEGQLDTSKPALDAPRLADARRYLQSWLEETFTQIRWSNGDRNEFFETMKFRFETPYDPSRFSTILGKVDGLTIDSITLDLGRLRYVVEGAIHEQKPLPAGKVAANRPKQ from the coding sequence ATGGCCAGTGAAGATCAGGTCCATGTTCTGAAGCTAGCCGGCCGCACCTATGCGGTTGGCCTGCTCTGGAACGAAGCCGACGACGTCCAGAAGGTCGCCGAGGCCGCGCGCGCGCACGCCGCCCGGCTGGAGGACCAGGACCTGTTCTGCGTCCGCGCTGGCGTTGCTCAGTACGGTCTCGGGTCACGGGCCCTTGGTCACTCCAAGGGGCAGGCATCTCTTGCCGGCCAAATGGCGGATTCCCGGCAGGGAAGCTGGCTCGGGCTCTTCGAGGTCGATGGCGGCTACTATCTGCTTGCGGTTCGCGACGGCGAGATCCTGTCCGAGACCGACCAGGTCTATGGCGACGAGCTCGATGCCAAGGGCAAGTTCGAAGAACTCCTCGGTCACTCTGAATGGGGCGAGACCTTCTCGCCTGCCTCCCTCAGCTTCGAGGGCGCGCAGGACGTCGAGATCAGCTCCTTCCTGACCGGCTCGCGCCCGCCGACGCTTCAGGATACGAGCAAGGTCGGCTCGGCCCTGAAATGGATCCTCGTGATCGGTGCTGGCGCTCTGCTGATCGCCGGCGGCCTGATCTACATGAAGATCCAGGACGACTTCGCCTACCAGGAGCAGCTCCGTCGCCTCGAGGAACAGGCGAAGGCGAACCTTCCCGGCCGAAACAAGGTCGAAGAAGTCCAGGTGCCCCCGATGCCGTGGGAAGGCCGCTTCACGGCGGCCACCTACGTCCCCGCGTGCTCGGTCTCGATGAAGAAGGCCGTCCTCTCGATCCCGGGTTGGAAGCCGAAGTCGATCAGCTGCGTCGGGACTGGCAACTCGGTCATGCTGTCGATCGAGCGGCAGGCGGCCCTGGGCAGCGGCGGCGGCACCATCAACTGGGTTCGCTGGGCTCTCGACCGCGCCGGCATGAAGGCCGCTAGCGCGTCGCCGACGGGCGATAACGGTGTCGACGTGAGCTGGACCATGGAAGGCCAGCTCGACACCTCGAAGCCCGCGCTCGACGCGCCGCGTCTGGCGGATGCGCGTCGCTACCTTCAGTCCTGGCTGGAAGAAACCTTCACGCAGATCCGCTGGTCGAACGGCGATCGGAACGAGTTCTTCGAAACCATGAAGTTCCGGTTCGAGACCCCCTACGATCCTTCCCGCTTTTCCACGATCCTTGGGAAGGTTGATGGATTGACCATCGATTCGATCACCCTCGATCTCGGGCGCCTTCGCTACGTGGTCGAAGGCGCAATCCATGAACAGAAACCGCTTCCGGCAGGCAAGGTCGCCGCCAATCGGCCGAAGCAGTAA
- a CDS encoding ATPase, T2SS/T4P/T4SS family, with protein MVKSGTNLPIPVTLSGLPARAASDKEVEELQKFSGDVVTGAEGQFKLTERQIQICAALSDGTLLIAESAKGSSPASSARALLDREGYKIKHILLVPMEVIRSVYETYHKRVGYVSSQVDIQAMQRVVLDLIRTAAQANCSDIHVDVGRHEANIRVRSDGVMTKLRELPSGIAQEMLMAAFHMADASDATYKQYDGQDARITSLKTTLPEGVQAIRLRYNPLPDGGRHCVMRLLYADRRKSAGDVDVLGYAEHHVRQIREMRSRPYGINIISGPTGSGKSTTLQTSLQSTIREKHGEVNVLTVEDPPEYEIRGAIQLPVTNATSADDRNEAFRLAITGALRSDPDILMIGEIRDAASASLAFQAAMTGHQVWASLHANNGLSVLDRLRDLKVEEYKLSDASLVTGLIGQRLVRRVCPHCGLRTREALDRKITTEAEVELLGRIFTAEVVDNRLRFANPDGCSQCRSGYAGRSVVAETIIPDEKFMEFIARGEKVLAHQYWIENLDGMTMLEHALMKVAAGQVDANEVRYKVGVIQSAEPERIQHFIAQEHLLLAS; from the coding sequence GTGGTCAAGTCGGGGACGAACCTCCCGATTCCGGTGACGCTGAGCGGTTTGCCGGCGCGCGCGGCCAGCGACAAGGAAGTCGAAGAGCTGCAGAAGTTCAGCGGCGACGTGGTGACGGGCGCCGAGGGCCAGTTCAAGCTCACCGAGCGCCAGATCCAGATCTGTGCGGCCCTGTCCGACGGCACGCTGCTCATTGCGGAATCCGCCAAAGGATCGTCGCCGGCGTCCTCGGCTCGGGCGCTGCTCGATCGCGAAGGCTACAAGATCAAGCATATTCTGCTCGTGCCGATGGAGGTCATCCGCTCGGTCTACGAGACCTATCACAAGCGGGTCGGCTATGTGAGCTCGCAGGTCGATATCCAGGCCATGCAGCGCGTGGTCCTCGACCTGATCCGGACCGCGGCCCAGGCCAATTGCTCGGACATCCACGTCGATGTGGGGCGTCACGAAGCGAATATCCGTGTTCGTTCCGACGGCGTCATGACGAAGTTGCGCGAGCTGCCCTCTGGTATTGCCCAGGAAATGCTCATGGCGGCTTTCCATATGGCCGATGCGTCGGACGCCACCTACAAGCAATACGACGGCCAAGATGCCCGCATCACCTCGCTGAAGACGACGCTGCCAGAAGGCGTTCAGGCTATCCGTCTGCGCTACAACCCACTGCCCGACGGCGGCCGCCACTGCGTCATGCGCCTGCTCTACGCGGATCGGCGCAAGTCGGCCGGCGATGTCGATGTGCTCGGCTACGCTGAGCATCATGTCAGGCAGATCCGCGAGATGCGGTCGCGCCCCTATGGGATCAACATCATCTCGGGGCCGACCGGATCGGGTAAGTCCACCACGCTCCAGACCTCGCTTCAGTCGACGATCCGCGAGAAGCACGGCGAGGTGAACGTGCTGACGGTCGAAGACCCGCCAGAATATGAAATCCGCGGCGCGATCCAGCTTCCGGTGACCAATGCGACGTCCGCTGACGATCGCAACGAGGCCTTCCGCCTCGCCATCACTGGCGCGCTGCGCTCCGACCCGGACATCCTGATGATCGGCGAAATTCGAGACGCCGCTTCGGCATCTCTGGCGTTCCAGGCGGCGATGACCGGCCACCAGGTCTGGGCCTCGCTTCACGCGAACAACGGCTTGTCCGTGCTCGATCGCCTTCGGGACCTCAAGGTCGAGGAGTACAAGCTCTCCGACGCTTCGCTGGTGACCGGCCTGATCGGCCAGCGCCTGGTCCGCCGTGTGTGCCCCCATTGCGGCTTGCGGACACGCGAGGCCCTTGACCGCAAGATCACCACGGAAGCGGAAGTCGAGCTCCTTGGCCGCATCTTCACGGCAGAGGTCGTCGATAACCGGCTGCGCTTCGCCAATCCCGACGGCTGCAGCCAGTGCCGCTCGGGTTACGCAGGCCGGTCCGTGGTGGCCGAGACGATCATCCCCGACGAGAAGTTCATGGAGTTCATCGCCCGCGGGGAGAAGGTCCTGGCTCACCAGTACTGGATCGAGAACCTCGACGGCATGACCATGCTGGAGCACGCCTTGATGAAGGTTGCGGCCGGCCAGGTCGATGCGAACGAGGTTCGCTACAAGGTCGGTGTCATCCAGAGCGCCGAACCCGAGCGGATCCAGCACTTCATCGCGCAAGAACACCTCCTTCTCGCTTCGTGA
- a CDS encoding type II secretion system F family protein: protein MTSFRNLEEAFIRFQFGGKDRLRIYRKLARLQRNRVTMTESLKTMWRHESNEGKKPKRPAAIALDAWRRRVENGKSIGDAMEGWVPESDRTIIRAGEKAGSLPEALDDAIFIHIGQKRIRTALIIGISYPFVIFCALITLLVIVGTNVIPSFSTIVPRERWTGSGAMLAYIADFVEVGLIPSLVGLVVLTFVILWSMPRWTGRARVYADRFPPYALYRLVRGSGFLLSFATMVKSGIKTTEALRIMIRGTSPWMKERLTKALAIMNDGTNIGDALYRSRMEFPDREVVLDLRTYASLDKFDEALTTIGRENLEETVTRIERSSAVMRNVCIGLLAAAFGMIVGGIFSLQSQITSTF, encoded by the coding sequence ATGACCAGTTTTCGGAACCTCGAAGAAGCCTTCATCCGGTTTCAGTTCGGGGGCAAAGACCGCCTCAGGATTTATCGCAAGCTCGCCCGGCTGCAGCGCAACCGCGTCACGATGACGGAATCGCTGAAGACGATGTGGCGGCACGAGAGCAATGAGGGCAAGAAGCCGAAGAGGCCGGCGGCCATTGCGCTCGACGCCTGGCGGCGTCGTGTCGAGAACGGCAAATCCATTGGCGACGCCATGGAAGGCTGGGTGCCCGAGAGCGACCGGACCATCATCCGTGCGGGTGAAAAGGCCGGCTCGCTTCCCGAGGCGCTCGACGACGCGATCTTCATCCACATCGGGCAGAAGCGCATTCGCACCGCGCTGATCATCGGCATCTCGTATCCCTTCGTGATCTTCTGCGCGCTAATCACGCTGCTGGTGATCGTCGGGACCAACGTCATTCCGTCGTTCAGCACGATCGTGCCGCGGGAGCGCTGGACCGGATCTGGCGCGATGCTGGCCTATATCGCCGACTTCGTTGAGGTCGGCCTGATCCCCTCCCTGGTGGGCCTTGTGGTGCTGACCTTCGTGATCCTGTGGTCCATGCCGCGGTGGACGGGCCGTGCGCGCGTCTACGCCGACCGCTTCCCGCCTTACGCGCTCTATCGCCTGGTGCGCGGCTCCGGCTTCCTGCTGTCCTTCGCCACCATGGTGAAGTCCGGCATCAAGACGACTGAGGCGTTGAGGATCATGATCCGAGGCACCTCCCCATGGATGAAGGAAAGGCTCACCAAGGCCCTCGCGATCATGAACGACGGCACCAATATCGGTGATGCGCTCTATCGCAGCCGAATGGAGTTCCCCGATCGAGAAGTCGTTCTGGATCTGCGGACCTATGCCTCGCTCGACAAGTTCGATGAGGCTCTGACGACGATCGGTCGTGAGAACCTTGAGGAGACGGTCACGCGCATCGAGCGGAGCTCCGCCGTGATGCGAAACGTCTGCATTGGCCTGCTCGCGGCTGCCTTCGGCATGATCGTCGGCGGAATCTTCTCCCTGCAGTCCCAGATCACGTCGACGTTCTGA
- a CDS encoding ATPase, T2SS/T4P/T4SS family has translation MTAIVNSPDRPDRLCDLDFTDIYMSEAGEVYMRGMTDVSEPLYMVPKNAVADLDDVHRRVCAMGQRENEFVLDHDNVRYRITKIQIEHGASYHIRRSMFPIPRLKPLGLPIEVVRALAPIGNPGIGGRPRGFGLILIAGTTGQGKTTTASSLLQEYLINYGEIAITIEDPPELMLEGKHGQFGVCYQVKVKDGDFAPLVRQALRQQPRYIMLGEVRDPSSAQEVLNAALSGHVVLATIHGGSIEEALLRMINYVASRVDLNMARDMLADGVAAVLHQEMRKIRASDGRVQRRLLVQSLFFGKERGLRQKIRTGDIGMLGTDIEAQRNRMAKGELPI, from the coding sequence ATGACAGCGATCGTCAACTCCCCCGACCGCCCCGATCGCCTGTGTGACCTCGACTTCACCGACATCTACATGTCGGAGGCGGGTGAGGTTTACATGCGCGGCATGACGGATGTGTCGGAGCCGCTCTATATGGTTCCGAAGAACGCTGTCGCGGATCTCGACGACGTCCATCGTCGCGTCTGCGCCATGGGGCAGCGCGAGAACGAGTTCGTTCTCGACCACGACAATGTCCGGTACCGCATCACCAAGATCCAGATCGAGCATGGCGCGAGCTATCACATCCGCCGCTCCATGTTTCCGATCCCGCGGCTCAAGCCGCTCGGGCTTCCGATCGAGGTGGTGCGTGCGCTCGCTCCGATCGGCAATCCCGGGATCGGCGGCCGTCCGCGCGGCTTCGGTCTGATCCTGATCGCCGGCACGACGGGACAGGGCAAAACCACGACGGCGTCGTCGCTGCTGCAGGAGTACCTGATCAACTACGGCGAGATCGCGATCACCATCGAGGACCCGCCAGAACTGATGCTGGAGGGCAAGCACGGCCAGTTCGGTGTCTGCTATCAGGTCAAGGTCAAGGACGGCGATTTCGCTCCGCTCGTGCGCCAGGCTCTGCGCCAGCAGCCGCGCTACATCATGCTCGGCGAGGTACGCGATCCTTCAAGCGCGCAGGAGGTGCTGAACGCCGCGCTCTCTGGTCACGTCGTCCTGGCCACGATCCATGGCGGGTCGATCGAGGAAGCGCTGCTGCGCATGATCAACTACGTCGCGTCGCGCGTCGATTTGAACATGGCGCGCGACATGCTGGCCGACGGGGTCGCGGCCGTTCTGCATCAGGAAATGCGCAAGATCAGGGCCTCGGACGGCCGGGTTCAGCGGCGACTGCTCGTCCAGTCCCTGTTCTTCGGGAAGGAGCGTGGCCTGCGCCAGAAGATTCGCACCGGCGATATCGGCATGCTCGGGACCGATATCGAGGCGCAGCGCAACCGCATGGCGAAGGGAGAGCTGCCGATCTGA